One window of the Streptomyces asoensis genome contains the following:
- a CDS encoding MarR family winged helix-turn-helix transcriptional regulator translates to MAVEPQILGRAVKAVQYRQHRALDSRLASVGSTLAQWDALRAISRTPGVSARELAAATFQSEQAFGTLAGRLVAQGLVDRRPGHGRRFEHHLTPDGERVLKAGHEVANSVLTECFEGLAEAEREALLELLRKIEGRPEGESGP, encoded by the coding sequence ATGGCCGTTGAACCGCAGATCCTCGGAAGGGCCGTGAAGGCCGTCCAGTACCGCCAGCACCGAGCGCTCGACAGCCGCCTCGCGTCCGTCGGCAGCACGCTCGCGCAGTGGGACGCGCTACGGGCGATCAGCCGCACGCCGGGCGTCAGCGCACGGGAGTTGGCGGCGGCGACGTTCCAGAGCGAGCAGGCGTTCGGCACGCTCGCCGGACGCCTGGTGGCCCAGGGGCTGGTGGACCGGCGCCCCGGGCACGGTCGGCGTTTCGAGCATCACCTCACTCCCGATGGGGAGCGGGTGCTGAAGGCGGGCCATGAGGTGGCGAACTCGGTGCTCACGGAGTGCTTCGAGGGTCTGGCGGAGGCGGAGCGAGAGGCGCTGCTGGAACTGCTGCGGAAGATCGAGGGGCGCCCCGAAGGCGAAAGCGGCCCCTAG
- a CDS encoding alpha/beta fold hydrolase: MTSELTLTESGPTAGRPVLVLHGGGGPATVAPIAEHFAATAHTLLPTHPGWNGTPRPDDFTRVADLAAAYLRLLHDRHLSDVLVIGSSLGGWIAAELATADTQGLISGIVLMNSVGIEVDGDPVRDFFTLDARGVAEYAYHDSERFYVDPATVPAERLAVFQANMAALRVFSGGPAMSDPTLRPRLAAVTTPTLVLWGESDRIATPAYGKEYAASFGNARFEVVAEAGHLPHLEQPARTFSLLDEFAAETGRR, from the coding sequence ATGACTTCGGAACTGACGCTCACTGAATCCGGCCCCACCGCCGGCCGCCCCGTCCTCGTCCTGCACGGCGGTGGAGGTCCCGCCACCGTCGCCCCGATCGCCGAGCACTTCGCCGCGACCGCCCACACCCTGCTGCCCACCCACCCGGGCTGGAACGGCACCCCCCGGCCCGACGACTTCACCCGCGTGGCCGACCTTGCCGCCGCCTACCTCCGCCTCCTCCACGACCGCCACCTGTCCGACGTCCTGGTCATCGGCTCCTCGCTCGGAGGATGGATCGCCGCCGAGCTGGCCACGGCCGACACGCAGGGCCTGATCAGCGGGATCGTTCTGATGAACTCGGTCGGCATCGAGGTCGACGGCGACCCCGTCCGAGACTTCTTCACCCTCGACGCGCGAGGCGTCGCCGAGTACGCGTACCACGACTCCGAGCGCTTCTACGTCGACCCGGCGACCGTCCCGGCCGAGCGACTCGCCGTCTTCCAGGCCAACATGGCAGCCCTGCGCGTCTTCTCCGGCGGCCCCGCCATGAGCGACCCCACCCTCCGCCCCCGCCTCGCGGCCGTCACCACCCCCACCCTCGTCCTGTGGGGCGAGAGCGACCGCATCGCGACCCCGGCATACGGCAAGGAGTACGCCGCGTCGTTCGGGAACGCCCGCTTCGAAGTCGTGGCGGAAGCCGGCCACCTGCCCCATCTCGAACAGCCCGCGCGCACCTTCTCCCTGCTCGATGAGTTCGCCGCGGAGACCGGTCGCCGCTGA
- a CDS encoding SulP family inorganic anion transporter, translated as MSKASGRHVPQWRRLVPGLVALLGYRRAWLTGDLLAGVTVAAYLVPQVMAYAGVAGLPPVTGLWAILPALALYAVFGSSRLLSVGPESTTALMTAAVVAPLAAGDAGRYASLAAALAVTVGLLCLVARAVRLGFLADLLSRPVLIGYLAGVALIMMVDQLPKLTGVRTTGAEFFPQVWSFLVHLPDADPATVVFSVVVLVFLFVTARYAAAVPGPLVAFVLGTAAVVVFDLDGRYGLKVIGEVPAGLPSLAVPDLSELPHLVLPALGVLLVAYTDFILTARAFADHDDEGPGLDADQEFLALGAANLGAGALHGFPVSSSASRTALASSAGARSQAYSLVAGAVVLAVLLFLSPLLARTPSAVLGALVVYAAVRMIDLAGFRRLASFRRRELLLALGCLAGVLALDILYGVIVAVGLSVAELLTRVARPHDAVEGLVPGVAGMHDVDDYPQARTIPGLLVYRYDSPLFFANAENFRRRALAAVDEQTDPVRWFVLNAEANVEVDITALDAVDELRRELTHRGILFALARVKQDLLDDLEAYGLADTVGKDRLFPTLPTAVAAYRAWLGRQ; from the coding sequence ATGTCCAAGGCCTCGGGCAGACACGTCCCGCAGTGGCGCCGGCTGGTGCCCGGTCTCGTCGCGCTCCTCGGCTACCGGCGCGCGTGGCTCACGGGTGATCTGCTCGCCGGGGTGACCGTGGCCGCCTACCTGGTGCCGCAGGTCATGGCCTACGCGGGCGTGGCCGGGCTGCCGCCGGTCACCGGTCTGTGGGCGATCCTCCCGGCCCTCGCGCTGTACGCGGTGTTCGGTTCCTCACGGCTGCTGTCGGTCGGCCCCGAGTCCACGACCGCCCTCATGACGGCCGCCGTGGTCGCACCGCTCGCCGCCGGGGACGCCGGGCGCTACGCGTCGCTCGCGGCGGCTCTCGCCGTGACGGTCGGGCTTCTCTGCCTGGTCGCCCGGGCGGTGCGGCTGGGCTTCCTCGCGGACCTGCTGTCCCGTCCCGTCCTGATCGGCTATCTCGCGGGCGTGGCGCTCATCATGATGGTGGACCAGCTGCCGAAGCTCACCGGGGTACGGACGACGGGCGCGGAGTTCTTCCCCCAGGTGTGGTCCTTCCTCGTCCACCTGCCAGACGCGGACCCGGCGACCGTCGTCTTCTCCGTCGTCGTCCTCGTGTTCCTCTTCGTGACGGCCCGTTACGCCGCCGCCGTGCCCGGCCCGCTGGTCGCCTTCGTCCTCGGCACCGCCGCCGTCGTGGTCTTCGACCTCGACGGGCGGTACGGGCTCAAGGTGATCGGCGAGGTCCCGGCCGGTCTGCCGAGCCTTGCCGTCCCGGACCTGAGCGAGCTGCCGCACCTCGTGCTGCCCGCGCTCGGTGTGCTGCTGGTCGCCTACACCGACTTCATCCTCACCGCGCGGGCGTTCGCCGACCACGACGACGAAGGCCCCGGGCTCGACGCCGACCAGGAGTTCCTCGCCCTGGGCGCGGCCAATCTGGGCGCCGGGGCGCTGCACGGATTCCCGGTGAGCAGCAGCGCCAGCCGCACCGCCCTCGCCTCCTCGGCGGGCGCCCGCAGCCAGGCGTACTCGCTGGTGGCCGGGGCGGTGGTGCTAGCCGTGCTGCTCTTCCTTAGCCCGCTGCTGGCGCGGACTCCGTCCGCGGTGCTCGGCGCGCTCGTCGTCTACGCGGCGGTCCGCATGATCGACCTCGCCGGCTTCCGGCGGCTCGCCTCCTTCCGCCGCAGGGAGCTGCTCCTGGCGCTCGGCTGTCTCGCCGGCGTACTCGCCCTGGACATCCTGTACGGGGTGATCGTGGCCGTCGGCCTGTCGGTGGCCGAGCTGCTGACGCGGGTCGCGCGTCCGCACGACGCCGTCGAGGGCCTGGTTCCCGGTGTGGCCGGCATGCACGACGTCGACGACTACCCGCAGGCCCGGACGATCCCCGGGCTGCTGGTCTACCGCTATGACTCGCCCTTGTTCTTCGCCAACGCGGAGAATTTCCGGCGCCGGGCCCTGGCCGCCGTCGACGAACAGACCGACCCCGTCCGCTGGTTCGTCCTCAACGCCGAGGCCAATGTCGAGGTCGACATCACCGCCCTCGACGCGGTCGACGAACTGCGCCGCGAACTGACCCACCGCGGCATCCTGTTCGCCCTCGCGCGGGTGAAGCAGGACCTGCTGGACGACCTGGAGGCGTACGGCCTCGCGGACACGGTCGGCAAGGACCGGCTATTCCCCACGCTCCCGACTGCCGTGGCCGCGTACCGCGCGTGGCTCGGCCGTCAGTAG
- the ppk2 gene encoding polyphosphate kinase 2, whose protein sequence is MADKKAARLPRKTYEKELLRQQTELVKLQEWVRASGTRLVVVFEGRDAAGKGGTIKRVAEHLNPRVARIAALPKPTERERSQWYFQRYVEHLPAAGEIVLFDRSWYNRAGVEHVMGFCTKEEHQLFLRQCPIFERMLVEAGVQLRKYWFSVSDTEQQERFRRRLEDPLRRWKLSPMDLESITHWEAYSRAKDEMLVHTDISEAPWYVVESDDKRRARLNMIAHLLSSVPYREVPPPVLELPERPPSTGYQRPPRDLQTYVPDHAASL, encoded by the coding sequence ATGGCCGACAAGAAGGCGGCGAGGCTGCCGCGCAAGACCTACGAGAAGGAACTGCTGCGCCAACAGACCGAGTTGGTGAAGCTTCAGGAGTGGGTACGGGCGTCCGGCACTCGCCTGGTGGTGGTCTTCGAGGGTCGGGACGCGGCGGGCAAGGGCGGGACGATCAAGCGGGTCGCCGAACACCTCAACCCACGCGTGGCCCGGATCGCGGCGCTCCCGAAGCCGACCGAGCGCGAGCGCAGCCAGTGGTACTTCCAGCGGTACGTGGAACATCTGCCGGCGGCCGGGGAGATCGTGCTCTTCGACCGGTCCTGGTACAACCGGGCCGGGGTCGAGCACGTGATGGGTTTCTGCACGAAGGAGGAGCACCAGCTCTTCCTCCGCCAGTGCCCGATCTTCGAGCGCATGCTGGTCGAAGCCGGGGTCCAGCTGCGCAAGTACTGGTTCTCGGTGAGCGACACCGAGCAGCAGGAGCGTTTCCGGCGCCGCCTGGAGGATCCACTGCGGCGCTGGAAGCTCTCACCGATGGATCTGGAGTCGATCACCCACTGGGAGGCCTACTCCCGCGCCAAGGACGAGATGCTGGTGCACACCGACATCTCCGAGGCGCCCTGGTACGTGGTCGAGAGCGACGACAAGCGCCGGGCACGGCTGAACATGATCGCCCACCTGCTGTCGTCCGTGCCGTACCGCGAGGTGCCGCCGCCCGTGCTGGAGCTCCCGGAGCGGCCGCCGTCGACCGGCTACCAGCGTCCGCCGCGGGATCTCCAGACCTACGTCCCCGACCACGCGGCGAGCCTGTGA
- a CDS encoding FMN-binding protein, whose amino-acid sequence MHTLKKNRPLRRIVLASAATVSGMVLLLSLKPHTTPAVAGLASSPAPSGSSSASSGATGSGGSSGSAATGTRTLTGDSVQTRWGPVQVRVTLKDGKLTDVTAVTYPQENPRDQQINAYAIPQLTREALTAQSADIDTVSGATYTSDGYRESLQSALDSASR is encoded by the coding sequence TTGCACACGTTGAAGAAGAACCGTCCGCTGCGCCGCATCGTGCTGGCCAGCGCCGCGACCGTCTCCGGGATGGTGCTGCTGCTGTCGCTGAAGCCGCACACGACGCCGGCCGTCGCAGGGTTGGCGTCCTCCCCCGCGCCTTCCGGCAGTTCCAGTGCGTCGAGCGGAGCGACCGGGTCTGGCGGGTCGAGCGGTTCGGCGGCCACGGGAACCCGGACCCTCACCGGGGACTCCGTCCAGACCCGCTGGGGCCCCGTCCAGGTCCGCGTCACGCTGAAGGACGGAAAGCTCACCGACGTCACCGCGGTCACCTACCCCCAGGAGAACCCGAGGGACCAGCAGATCAACGCGTATGCCATCCCGCAGCTGACCAGAGAGGCGCTCACGGCCCAGAGTGCCGACATCGACACCGTCTCCGGTGCCACGTACACCAGCGACGGCTACCGCGAGTCGCTCCAGTCGGCACTGGACTCCGCGAGCCGCTGA
- a CDS encoding ferredoxin reductase family protein, whose protein sequence is MTTAYARRRVAPAPPAPRRSPVGPVLAVLWGGAAAVVALWWHDTGSVVGASGRLTGAGRIAGLLCGYACAVLVGLMARVPLLERRIGADRVTRWHAMAGRYTICLLVAHVVLILLGYAAQDGSSFVHETLTVVLDYPEMLKATAGTFILFAVGIVSARAVRDRVSHEFWFYTHLLTYAAVFLAFGHQLALGSDLVGSRPVQAAWYVLYLGVAALVVWFRVLTPIRLNLRHRLRVDSVHREAPGVHSVVVRGRRLDELGARPGQFLRWRFLTEGMRWTSTPYSLSAPPRPDLLRITVKALGDHSAAVGLLRPGTRVWVEGPYGALTADRQSAHKALLIAGGVGITPLRALFETLPGEVTLLYRARTAEDLALGAELETVARWRGAKVLYALNAPQGRRPDLTAPSLRAAVPDLDAHDVYLCGPHGFARDLYEALRAAGVPDSRIHHESFEL, encoded by the coding sequence ATGACGACGGCCTACGCGCGACGAAGGGTGGCCCCGGCGCCTCCCGCTCCACGGCGCTCCCCCGTCGGCCCCGTGCTCGCCGTCCTGTGGGGCGGTGCCGCCGCCGTGGTCGCCCTGTGGTGGCACGACACGGGGTCGGTCGTGGGCGCCTCGGGCCGGCTGACGGGGGCCGGGCGGATCGCGGGACTGCTGTGCGGGTACGCCTGCGCCGTCCTCGTCGGTCTCATGGCCCGCGTCCCGCTCCTGGAGCGGCGCATCGGGGCGGACCGGGTGACGCGCTGGCACGCGATGGCGGGCCGCTACACGATCTGTCTGCTGGTGGCGCACGTCGTGCTGATCCTGCTCGGGTACGCCGCCCAGGACGGTTCGTCATTCGTGCACGAGACGCTCACGGTGGTCCTGGACTACCCGGAGATGCTCAAGGCCACCGCCGGCACCTTCATCCTGTTCGCGGTCGGGATCGTCTCGGCCCGCGCGGTACGCGACCGGGTCAGCCACGAGTTCTGGTTCTACACGCACCTGCTGACGTACGCCGCGGTCTTCCTCGCCTTCGGCCACCAGCTCGCCCTGGGGTCCGACCTCGTCGGCAGCCGGCCCGTTCAGGCCGCCTGGTACGTGCTGTACCTCGGCGTCGCGGCCCTGGTGGTGTGGTTCCGTGTCCTGACTCCGATACGGCTCAACCTGCGTCACCGACTGCGGGTCGACTCCGTGCACCGGGAGGCACCGGGCGTGCACTCCGTCGTCGTCCGCGGCCGACGACTGGACGAACTGGGCGCGCGGCCGGGGCAGTTCCTGCGCTGGCGGTTCCTCACCGAGGGCATGCGCTGGACCTCCACGCCGTACTCCCTGTCGGCGCCGCCGCGCCCCGACCTGCTGCGCATCACCGTCAAGGCACTCGGCGACCACAGTGCCGCCGTCGGCCTGCTGCGGCCGGGCACCCGCGTGTGGGTGGAGGGGCCGTACGGGGCGCTGACCGCGGACCGGCAGAGCGCGCACAAGGCCCTGCTCATCGCGGGCGGCGTCGGCATCACCCCGCTGCGGGCGCTGTTCGAGACGCTGCCCGGCGAGGTCACCCTCCTCTACCGCGCCCGCACGGCCGAGGACCTCGCGCTGGGCGCCGAGCTGGAGACCGTCGCGCGGTGGCGCGGGGCGAAGGTGCTGTACGCGCTCAACGCTCCCCAAGGTCGGCGGCCGGACCTCACGGCCCCTTCCCTGCGCGCGGCGGTGCCCGACCTGGACGCCCACGACGTGTATCTGTGCGGCCCGCACGGGTTCGCGCGGGATCTGTACGAGGCACTGCGCGCCGCCGGGGTCCCGGACAGCCGTATCCACCACGAGTCCTTCGAGCTGTGA